In a single window of the Mustela nigripes isolate SB6536 chromosome 17, MUSNIG.SB6536, whole genome shotgun sequence genome:
- the N4BP1 gene encoding NEDD4-binding protein 1 isoform X1 — MAARAVLDEFTAPAEKAALLERSRGRIEGLFGVSLAVLGALGAEEPLPARIWLQLRGAQEAVHSAKEYIKGICEPELEERECYPKAMHCIFVGAQSLFLKSLIQDTCADLCILDIGLLGIRGSAEAVVMARSHIQQFVKLFENNENLPNSQKESEVKREFKQFVEARADNYTMDLLILPTSLKKELLTLTQGEENFFETGDDDVIEIGDSKQTEFPQNAATGLNISRDEIVLQEDARNKAGTPVSELTKQMDTIFSSSQDVLFVPVNGLSPDEETLSKDRICHKRRFSDSEERHTKKQFSLENVQEGELLDDGKTLAGSVIIDLSDSSADPENLSPDVKDTTEEMEYNILVNFFKTMGYSQEIVEKVIREYGPSTEPLLLLEEIEKENKRFQEDREFSPGTVYPETNRTKNKGVCSSVNELTTDSTPKKTQTHTQQNMVEKFSQLPFKESKPCTSNCKINTFRTVPIEQKQEIWSSNQNYVCNMDLETDGLSPSVVPSSPKEVVSFVSRGASSHQPRIPVFPENGLQQQAEPLLPSSMRSPCENRSGCCSSPQSKPNCPPLSPPMPLPQLLPSVTDARLAGPSDHIDSSVTGVQRFRDTLKVPYKLELKNEPGRTDLKHIVIDGSNVAITHGLKKFFSCRGIAIAVEYFWKLGNRNITVFVPQWRTRRDPNVTEQHFLTQLQELGILSLTPARMVFGERIASHDDRFLLHLADKTGGIIVTNDNFREFVTESLSWREIITKRLLQYTFVGDIFMVPDDPLGRSGPRLEDFLRKEVFLRDMQPLLNALPNVGMFDPSFRVPGTQAASTSHQPPARIQGTPPSHWLPQQPRFPVLPNLPGMQQSVPMPAQRSPAETSELREALLKIFPDSEQRLKIDQILAAHPYMKDLNALSAMVLD, encoded by the exons GAATATATTAAAGGAATCTGTGAACCTGAActagaagaaagagaatgttACCCCAAGGCCATGCACTGCATTTTTGTTGGGGCCCAGAGCCTGTTTCTGAAAAGCTTGATTCAGGACACCTGTGCCGATCTCTGCATTCTGGACATTGGTCTTCTTGGCATCAGAGGAAGTGCCGAAGCTGTAGTCATGGCTAGGAGTCACATTCAGCAGTTTGTAAAGCTCTTTGAGAATAATGAGAACCTACCGAACAGTCAGAAAGAATCCGAGGTGAAAAGGGAATTTAAACAATTTGTCGAAGCTCGGGCTGACAACTATACAATGGACTTGTTGATTTTGCCCACTTCCTTGAAAAAAGAGCTTTTGACACTCACACAAGGTGAGGAGAATTTCTTTGAAACGGGAGATGATGATGTTATTGAAATTGGAGATTCTAAACAAACAGAGTTTCCACAGAATGCTGCCACAGGGCTGAATATTTCCAGAGATGAAATTGTTTTGCAGGAAGATGCAAGAAATAAAGCTGGCACTCCTGTTTCTGAGCTTACAAAACAAATGGACACGATCTTTTCTAGTTCACAAGATGTACTTTTTGTTCCAGTAAATGGTCTAAGCCCAGACGAAGAGACATTATCCAAAGACAGAATTTGTCACAAAAGGAGATTTTCTGATTCTGAAGAAAGGCATACCAAGAAacagttttctttggaaaatgttcaaGAGGGGGAGCTTCTCGATGATGGTAAGACGTTAGCTGGAAGTGTAATCATTGACTTATCCGATTCTTCTGCTGATCCTGAAAATTTAAGTCCCGATGTAAAGGACACTACTGAGGAAATGGAATACAACATCCTCgtaaacttttttaaaaccatgGGCTATTCCCAAGAAATTGTTGAAAAGGTCATTAGGGAGTATGGGCCATCCACTGAGCCATTATTGCTcttagaagaaattgaaaaagaaaataaaagattccaAGAAGACAGAGAATTTTCACCTGGTACTGTGTATCCAGAGACTAACAGAACCAAAAACAAAGGTGTTTGTAGCAGCGTAAATGAGCTTACAACGGATTCCactccaaagaaaacacaaactcacACACAGCAAAATATGGTGGAAAAATTTTCTCAGTTACCATTCAAAGAATCAAAACCATGTACCTCAAATTGCAAAATTAATACTTTCAGAACAGTGCCAATAGAACAGAAACAAGAAATCTGGAGTTCAAACCAGAATTATGTTTGTAACATGGACCTTGAAACTGATGGCCTTTCACCCTCTGTTGTTCCTTCAAGTCCCAAAGAAGTTGTCAGTTTTGTTTCAAGAGGAGCTTCAAGTCACCAGCCCAGAATTCCAGTTTTTCCTGAAAATGGTTTGCAACAGCAAGCAGAGCCCTTACTTCCAAGTAGTATGAGGTCTCCCTGTGAAAACCGATCAGGGTGTTGTAGCTCTCCCCAGTCTAAGCCAAATTGTCCACCCCTTTCTCCACCAATGCCACTGCCCCAGCTGTTACCTTCGGTTACTGACGCAAGGTTGGCAGGACCGTCTGATCATATTGATTCCTCCGTCACTGGCGTTCAAAGGTTCCGAGATACTCTGAAAGTACCCTACAAGCTggaattaaaaaatgagccaggGAGAACGGATTTGAAGCACATTGTTATAGATGGGAGCAATGTCGCAATTAC CCATGGTCTGAAAAAGTTCTTTTCTTGTCGTGGAATTGCAATTGCAGTTGAATATTTTTGGAAGCTTGGCAACAGAAACATCACTGTATTTGTCCCACAGTGGAGAACAAGGCGTGATCCTAATGTCACAG AACAGCACTTCTTAACTCAGCTCCAGGAGCTTGGAATATTATCTTTAACTCCTGCCCGGATGGTCTTTGGAGAAAGAATTGCTTCTCATGATGACAG GTTTCTACTACACTTAGCGGACAAAACTGGTGGCATAATTGTAACAAATGATAACTTCAGAGAATTTGTGACTGAGTCACTCTCTTGGAGAGAAATTATTACAAAAag attgcttcaatataccttcgTTGGGGATATATTTATGGTTCCTGATGACCCTCTGGGAAGAAGTGGACCTCGATTAGAAGACTTTCTTCGGAAGGAAGTCTTCCttag AGATATGCAGCCCCTACTCAATGCCTTGCCAAATGTGGGCATGTTTGACCCCAGCTTCAGAGTCCCCGGCACCCAGGCAGCCAGCACCAGTCACCAGCCTCCCGCCCGGATTCAGGGCACCCCGCCCAGCCACTGGCTTCCTCAGCAACCCCGCTTTCCAGTTCTGCCAAACCTTCCCGGTATGCAGCAGAGTGTGCCCATGCCGGCGCAGAGGTCTCCTGCGGAAACCAGCGAGTTGAGGGAAGCCCTTCTGAAGATCTTCCCTGACTCAGAGCAAAGACTGAAAATTGACCAGATACTGGCGGCCCATCCGTACATGAAAGACCTGAACGCACTGTCTGCCATGGTTTTGGACTGA
- the N4BP1 gene encoding NEDD4-binding protein 1 isoform X2 — MAARAVLDEFTAPAEKAALLERSRGRIEGLFGVSLAVLGALGAEEPLPARIWLQLRGAQEAVHSAKEYIKGICEPELEERECYPKAMHCIFVGAQSLFLKSLIQDTCADLCILDIGLLGIRGSAEAVVMARSHIQQFVKLFENNENLPNSQKESEVKREFKQFVEARADNYTMDLLILPTSLKKELLTLTQGEENFFETGDDDVIEIGDSKQTEFPQNAATGLNISRDEIVLQEDARNKAGTPVSELTKQMDTIFSSSQDVLFVPVNGLSPDEETLSKDRICHKRRFSDSEERHTKKQFSLENVQEGELLDDGKTLAGSVIIDLSDSSADPENLSPDVKDTTEEMEYNILVNFFKTMGYSQEIVEKVIREYGPSTEPLLLLEEIEKENKRFQEDREFSPGTVYPETNRTKNKGVCSSVNELTTDSTPKKTQTHTQQNMVEKFSQLPFKESKPCTSNCKINTFRTVPIEQKQEIWSSNQNYVCNMDLETDGLSPSVVPSSPKEVVSFVSRGASSHQPRIPVFPENGLQQQAEPLLPSSMRSPCENRSGCCSSPQSKPNCPPLSPPMPLPQLLPSVTDARLAGPSDHIDSSVTGVQRFRDTLKVPYKLELKNEPGRTDLKHIVIDGSNVAITHGLKKFFSCRGIAIAVEYFWKLGNRNITVFVPQWRTRRDPNVTEQHFLTQLQELGILSLTPARMVFGERIASHDDRLLQYTFVGDIFMVPDDPLGRSGPRLEDFLRKEVFLRDMQPLLNALPNVGMFDPSFRVPGTQAASTSHQPPARIQGTPPSHWLPQQPRFPVLPNLPGMQQSVPMPAQRSPAETSELREALLKIFPDSEQRLKIDQILAAHPYMKDLNALSAMVLD, encoded by the exons GAATATATTAAAGGAATCTGTGAACCTGAActagaagaaagagaatgttACCCCAAGGCCATGCACTGCATTTTTGTTGGGGCCCAGAGCCTGTTTCTGAAAAGCTTGATTCAGGACACCTGTGCCGATCTCTGCATTCTGGACATTGGTCTTCTTGGCATCAGAGGAAGTGCCGAAGCTGTAGTCATGGCTAGGAGTCACATTCAGCAGTTTGTAAAGCTCTTTGAGAATAATGAGAACCTACCGAACAGTCAGAAAGAATCCGAGGTGAAAAGGGAATTTAAACAATTTGTCGAAGCTCGGGCTGACAACTATACAATGGACTTGTTGATTTTGCCCACTTCCTTGAAAAAAGAGCTTTTGACACTCACACAAGGTGAGGAGAATTTCTTTGAAACGGGAGATGATGATGTTATTGAAATTGGAGATTCTAAACAAACAGAGTTTCCACAGAATGCTGCCACAGGGCTGAATATTTCCAGAGATGAAATTGTTTTGCAGGAAGATGCAAGAAATAAAGCTGGCACTCCTGTTTCTGAGCTTACAAAACAAATGGACACGATCTTTTCTAGTTCACAAGATGTACTTTTTGTTCCAGTAAATGGTCTAAGCCCAGACGAAGAGACATTATCCAAAGACAGAATTTGTCACAAAAGGAGATTTTCTGATTCTGAAGAAAGGCATACCAAGAAacagttttctttggaaaatgttcaaGAGGGGGAGCTTCTCGATGATGGTAAGACGTTAGCTGGAAGTGTAATCATTGACTTATCCGATTCTTCTGCTGATCCTGAAAATTTAAGTCCCGATGTAAAGGACACTACTGAGGAAATGGAATACAACATCCTCgtaaacttttttaaaaccatgGGCTATTCCCAAGAAATTGTTGAAAAGGTCATTAGGGAGTATGGGCCATCCACTGAGCCATTATTGCTcttagaagaaattgaaaaagaaaataaaagattccaAGAAGACAGAGAATTTTCACCTGGTACTGTGTATCCAGAGACTAACAGAACCAAAAACAAAGGTGTTTGTAGCAGCGTAAATGAGCTTACAACGGATTCCactccaaagaaaacacaaactcacACACAGCAAAATATGGTGGAAAAATTTTCTCAGTTACCATTCAAAGAATCAAAACCATGTACCTCAAATTGCAAAATTAATACTTTCAGAACAGTGCCAATAGAACAGAAACAAGAAATCTGGAGTTCAAACCAGAATTATGTTTGTAACATGGACCTTGAAACTGATGGCCTTTCACCCTCTGTTGTTCCTTCAAGTCCCAAAGAAGTTGTCAGTTTTGTTTCAAGAGGAGCTTCAAGTCACCAGCCCAGAATTCCAGTTTTTCCTGAAAATGGTTTGCAACAGCAAGCAGAGCCCTTACTTCCAAGTAGTATGAGGTCTCCCTGTGAAAACCGATCAGGGTGTTGTAGCTCTCCCCAGTCTAAGCCAAATTGTCCACCCCTTTCTCCACCAATGCCACTGCCCCAGCTGTTACCTTCGGTTACTGACGCAAGGTTGGCAGGACCGTCTGATCATATTGATTCCTCCGTCACTGGCGTTCAAAGGTTCCGAGATACTCTGAAAGTACCCTACAAGCTggaattaaaaaatgagccaggGAGAACGGATTTGAAGCACATTGTTATAGATGGGAGCAATGTCGCAATTAC CCATGGTCTGAAAAAGTTCTTTTCTTGTCGTGGAATTGCAATTGCAGTTGAATATTTTTGGAAGCTTGGCAACAGAAACATCACTGTATTTGTCCCACAGTGGAGAACAAGGCGTGATCCTAATGTCACAG AACAGCACTTCTTAACTCAGCTCCAGGAGCTTGGAATATTATCTTTAACTCCTGCCCGGATGGTCTTTGGAGAAAGAATTGCTTCTCATGATGACAG attgcttcaatataccttcgTTGGGGATATATTTATGGTTCCTGATGACCCTCTGGGAAGAAGTGGACCTCGATTAGAAGACTTTCTTCGGAAGGAAGTCTTCCttag AGATATGCAGCCCCTACTCAATGCCTTGCCAAATGTGGGCATGTTTGACCCCAGCTTCAGAGTCCCCGGCACCCAGGCAGCCAGCACCAGTCACCAGCCTCCCGCCCGGATTCAGGGCACCCCGCCCAGCCACTGGCTTCCTCAGCAACCCCGCTTTCCAGTTCTGCCAAACCTTCCCGGTATGCAGCAGAGTGTGCCCATGCCGGCGCAGAGGTCTCCTGCGGAAACCAGCGAGTTGAGGGAAGCCCTTCTGAAGATCTTCCCTGACTCAGAGCAAAGACTGAAAATTGACCAGATACTGGCGGCCCATCCGTACATGAAAGACCTGAACGCACTGTCTGCCATGGTTTTGGACTGA